In Opitutaceae bacterium TAV5, one genomic interval encodes:
- a CDS encoding AraC family transcriptional regulator, giving the protein MAVLVKNIPKPMLSSANDSSRLADACRRLPAPESYFDGVRRTRADLPDNILLFQRDAGHRRTMSGIGSRARVRDIHHRHILITSLRGEGRVIVNGRAHVVRPGRCVLVLPYQFHHYSRLPAEGFLWMFVTFDIDRLPKALTEGAVRKVPEGFERELLALADVFLAARGERSAVRGDDAGDVLSWRLALLLSLLASGGKKVRAESLRRSAGAEQLLMRVHAIVSANFDRHLTTEEIAGKAGVSESHLRSLFRKAAGMGLGRFQRTLRLQHAAMLLTRGGLTVAGTAEACGWDTPFSFSRAFRKFWGRPPKKFGR; this is encoded by the coding sequence GGTGAAAAACATACCGAAACCGATGCTCTCTTCCGCGAATGACTCCTCCCGCCTGGCCGATGCCTGCCGACGCCTGCCGGCGCCCGAAAGCTATTTCGACGGCGTGCGGCGAACGCGGGCGGACCTGCCGGACAATATCCTTCTGTTTCAACGTGATGCCGGCCACCGGCGGACGATGTCGGGAATCGGCTCGCGCGCCAGGGTGCGCGACATCCATCACCGCCACATCCTGATCACCAGCTTGCGGGGCGAGGGACGGGTGATCGTCAACGGCCGGGCGCACGTCGTGCGGCCGGGGCGCTGTGTGCTGGTCCTTCCGTATCAGTTTCACCATTACTCCCGGTTGCCCGCCGAAGGGTTTTTGTGGATGTTCGTGACTTTTGACATCGACCGTTTGCCGAAGGCCTTGACCGAAGGGGCGGTGCGCAAGGTCCCCGAAGGATTTGAGCGGGAGCTGCTGGCTCTGGCGGATGTTTTTCTGGCAGCACGCGGCGAAAGGTCCGCAGTGAGGGGGGACGATGCCGGGGACGTGCTGTCATGGCGGCTGGCCCTGCTGCTTTCCCTGCTGGCGAGCGGGGGCAAAAAGGTGCGGGCGGAATCCCTCCGGCGCTCGGCCGGGGCGGAGCAGCTCCTGATGCGGGTGCATGCCATCGTCAGCGCGAATTTCGACCGTCATCTGACCACGGAAGAGATCGCCGGGAAAGCGGGCGTCTCGGAAAGTCATCTGAGGTCGCTGTTCAGAAAGGCGGCAGGCATGGGGCTGGGGCGGTTCCAGCGCACCCTGCGTTTGCAGCATGCGGCGATGTTGCTGACCCGGGGCGGGCTGACCGTCGCCGGGACGGCGGAGGCCTGCGGATGGGATACGCCGTTCTCTTTCAGCCGGGCCTTTCGCAAGTTCTGGGGACGGCCGCCGAAAAAATTCGGCCGGTGA
- a CDS encoding GntR family transcriptional regulator: MKKNDTSGQASGKNEKSRNSAKHELVASVLRKEILEAGIAPGARLASEGELCERFNSSRGPIRQALATLEREALIYRVQGAGSFVAERKEGEGGHGRKRQRITVVLGFGTDAVAVGVGAELIEGLNRARREIAPRAQLAFEFGFEHLERFLNASPVQIQAECDGLLVLPVSDADMELTRMLVSRRVPVVGCFRKVEGADIPQVYIDQDEGAVRATEFLLRYGHRKISLLTALGENYEPRYDAAHRLNGYRAAFDRMGVPVDRTMLVESTLSMDSVMTVVTQLLERPPGERPTALMVGGILLLAPCLVAIHRLGLRVPEDLSVVAFDDSQHAQFHAPPLTVVSQRADKAARAALKVLLDRIAGGAGENVQLAIKPELILRDSCQPL; the protein is encoded by the coding sequence ATGAAAAAAAACGACACCTCCGGACAGGCATCGGGGAAAAATGAAAAGTCCCGGAACTCGGCCAAGCATGAGCTGGTCGCCTCGGTGTTGCGGAAGGAGATTCTTGAAGCGGGCATCGCTCCGGGGGCGCGGCTCGCGTCGGAGGGCGAGTTGTGCGAACGTTTCAATTCGAGTCGGGGCCCCATCCGGCAGGCGCTGGCGACGCTGGAGCGCGAGGCGCTGATCTATCGGGTGCAGGGGGCGGGAAGTTTTGTCGCCGAGCGCAAGGAAGGCGAGGGAGGGCATGGACGGAAGCGGCAACGCATCACGGTGGTGCTGGGTTTCGGCACCGACGCGGTGGCGGTGGGCGTGGGCGCGGAGCTGATCGAGGGGCTCAACCGGGCGCGGCGCGAGATCGCCCCGCGGGCGCAACTGGCCTTCGAATTCGGCTTCGAGCATCTGGAGAGGTTTCTGAACGCATCGCCGGTGCAGATCCAGGCGGAGTGCGACGGACTGCTGGTGCTGCCGGTGAGCGATGCGGACATGGAGTTGACGCGCATGCTCGTCTCCCGTCGCGTGCCTGTCGTCGGGTGTTTCCGCAAGGTGGAGGGGGCCGACATCCCGCAGGTTTATATCGACCAGGACGAAGGCGCGGTCCGGGCAACGGAGTTCCTGTTGCGGTACGGGCACCGGAAGATCAGCCTGCTCACGGCGCTGGGGGAAAATTACGAGCCGCGCTACGATGCGGCGCACCGCCTCAACGGCTACCGCGCGGCCTTCGACCGGATGGGCGTGCCGGTGGATCGCACGATGCTGGTGGAGTCGACGCTGTCGATGGATTCGGTGATGACGGTGGTCACACAATTGCTGGAACGCCCGCCGGGGGAGCGACCGACGGCGCTGATGGTGGGCGGCATCCTGTTGCTGGCGCCGTGCCTGGTGGCGATTCACCGGCTGGGGCTGCGCGTGCCGGAAGATCTGTCGGTCGTGGCATTCGACGATTCCCAGCACGCGCAGTTTCACGCGCCGCCGCTCACGGTGGTGAGCCAGCGCGCCGACAAGGCGGCGCGGGCGGCGTTGAAAGTGT